In Candidatus Binataceae bacterium, the genomic window TGCACGCCGTATCCGGCCGATCGCGATCGCGCGCGCAAGTCGCTCGAGCTGACGGCGCGATGGGCCGAGCGCTGCGCCGCCGCGCGCAAAAGCCAGACACAGGCGCTATTCGGAATCGCGCAGGGCAGCGTTTATGAAGACCTGCGCCGTACCAGCGCGCAGCAGATCGCGTCGATCGAATTCGATGGCTATGCCGCGGGCGGGCTCTCAGTCGGCGAGCCCAAAGACAAGATGCTCGCGATGGCGGCGCTCACCGTCTCGATGCTGCCGCGCGATCGACCGCGCTACCTGATGGGTGTCGGCACGCCGTCCGATTTGCTCAACGCGATCGGCATGGGATTCGACATGTTCGACTGCGTGCTGCCAACGCGCAACGCGCGCAACGGGATGGCGTTCACGAGCGCGGGGCCGGTGTCGATAAAGCGCGCGGCGTATCTGCGCGACACGCGGCCGCTCGATGAGAAATGTGAATGCAGAACCTGCCGGACCCATTCGCGAGCCTACTTACGCCATCTGTTCGTATCAGGCGAGATACTCGCGGCGCGCGCCTTAACGGAGCATAATCTGCACTTCTACGCGCGCTTGATGCGGGACTCACGGACTGCTAT contains:
- the tgt gene encoding tRNA guanosine(34) transglycosylase Tgt, coding for MNSPIHLTIIATDGDARTGRMITPHGEIETPVFMPVGTRATVKAMAPDELWSMGYRMVLANAYHLALRPGAELVHEMGGVARFMGFPGAVLTDSGGFQAMSLAKINSIDDRGINFRSHIDGSLMTLTPESAVDIQEKLGSDIMMALDECTPYPADRDRARKSLELTARWAERCAAARKSQTQALFGIAQGSVYEDLRRTSAQQIASIEFDGYAAGGLSVGEPKDKMLAMAALTVSMLPRDRPRYLMGVGTPSDLLNAIGMGFDMFDCVLPTRNARNGMAFTSAGPVSIKRAAYLRDTRPLDEKCECRTCRTHSRAYLRHLFVSGEILAARALTEHNLHFYARLMRDSRTAIASGNFKAYAKELSGGLAEGNPATSEN